In Silene latifolia isolate original U9 population chromosome 6, ASM4854445v1, whole genome shotgun sequence, the genomic window AAAGCATAAATCTCCTAATATAGCATAGTCTTATTAAACAATGAAATGGAACGCACTATTACATTCTACAATAAGCAAAATGACAATCTCTAAATCCTGTTATACATCGCTTTCTTCTTCATACCAGGTTCATTGCTTTCTTAATTATCGGTATAAAGcgtaaacaaatgactgggacggGGGATTACTTTACCCATCGTTCTCTAATTCAACGCACCATTACATTCCATAATCCCTTTTTTGGGCTTTATGACAAGGTTTCGCTTTCTTTATTGACATCTATAAATACTCTTAATGACCAGCCGTGTTCATCATTCAAACTATTTCTCACACAAAAGAAAATGATGATCTTTCTCTTACTTTGCCTCGTCTCTTCGATCTCAGCTTCGACTGTTATTCCTACCGACAGTCAAACTTTCTTTACTGGCGAGACAAAACCGACTCATGTCCCTGGATTTGGTGCCACTATTGACAACCCAAAGTCCTCTGATCTGACTGTCATACCCGTGGACAGCCAAACCTTCTTTAACAGCGAGCCTGAACCGCCTCATGTCAAGACCATTTCTGTCACTGTCAAACACCCAAAACCCTCTGGTTTGACTGCCGTTCATATTGACACCCAAACTTTCTTCAACCACAAACCTATATCTCCACTTCTTGATTCCACTATCCGCCACCCAAAACCTTCTGATACCAATGTCATACCAATTGACAGTCAAACCTTCTTTGTTAGTGAGCCTGAACCACCAAAATCTTCTGATACCAATGTCATACCAATTGACAGTCAAAACTTCTTTGTTGGCGAGCCTGAACCACCAAAATCTTCTGATATAAATGTCATGCCGGTTGACAGTCAAACCTTCTTTGTTGGCGAGCCTGAACCACCAAAATCTTCTGATATAAATGTCATGCCGGTTGACAGTCAAACCTTCTTTGTTGGCGAGCCTGAACCTCCAAAATCTTCTGATATAAATGTCATGCCGGTTGACAGTCAAACCTTCTTTGTTGGCGAGCCTGAACCTCCAAAATCTTCTGATATAAATGTCATACCGGTTGACAGCCAAACCTTCTTTTCAGGCGAGCCTGAACCTCCTCATCTCGATGCCACTGTTCCCCCCTCAAAATCCCCTAAATACAAAGATAGCGCTTCATACTGTAGCGTCTATCTGAAAAAAGAGAAGTTGAAGAAAGGTGCAATTGTGTGCCCTTTATTCGCAGCACCGTCACCTACCCAAGAGTCATCAGTTAGATCAAATTGTGAGCACGAATCGCAAGAAAAAGAGTTCAAATTCTGCTCTTCTTCCTACAAAGACATATCTAAGAAGGTGACAGGCAAGCTCGGAAAGAACAAGCTTGTTTCATCCGCTGCGCCTGAAATGAACATCTCCACCATTGCTGAGATCAAGAACATAGCTGCATTTGGGCAGGCCGTCATTTGCCATAAAGCACAGTATGTCGGGTTCTACTGTCACCAACTCGGAAAATCCTCTGTATTTGCCTTAAAATTGAGTGATCTAAATGGAGATCGTCTCAAATATGCCAATATGTTGGCAGTTTGTCACGATGACACGTCATCTTGGAACCGTAACAGACTGGTTTTCAAGATACTCAATGGCAAGCCGGGTGATGCCATTTGCCATCTCCTACCTTCTTATGATTTAGTTTGGGTTGCTTTACGATAATTGGACGTATGACACTACGTTTACTGTTTAAATAATTAATCGTAATACTGACTGTTTAATTAATCAAGAGCCATCCACTGTATTATGCATCGCAGTATTACGAATCacaaggaaagaaagaaaagaaacatTTTAGAATTCGAAAACAGAAAAATCTGTAAAATAAGAAAATacttgattaactaatttatTATGCATCACAGTTTGAGCAGTACGAGACAATCGAGAGCCTTTTAGTTAATTTCAGTAATCCAACCCTTACGGTCTTCCGTCTCACCATTTATAATAGCTACATATGTTGAGAACAGCTTATTGCACACTGAATTGGTATCTGTTTGGTATTGTATCCTGCAATTATAGAATCACAAAAATTGCATCAGGCCTGTACGCGTTGTTACTCTGACTCAACTGTAAGTATTGCATCAGTAGAAATACATACCGTTTGCCCTGGTACGTAATGCTACCCACAGGGACAACTATAACAGCTGTTCCGGTGCAAAAAGCTTCATCAGCTTCAAACAATTCCTCCACTTCAATTTGCCTTTCTTCAACCTGTTGGTTTCACTGGttaactcaaatatctattaaaATTAGACCTGACATGGGTCATTtgtatcgggttcgggtcgggtcacatcgggtcaggtcattttcgggtcaataacTTATTGGGTCACTTTagggtcgggtcatttttgggtcgggtcacttcTGGTCGGTCAATCTGGGTCGATTGGGTCATTCAGGTCATGATTTTGTCTTAATTAGGTCATTTTGGGTcaatcgggtcattttgggtcacttaAGTCGGGTCACTTTGGGTCGGGCAGTTTCAGGTCGGGTCTATCAGGTCACTTTCGAGTGATAcatttcgggtcattttcgggtctcgggtcaaccTTATCGGGACGGGTCAGCTTTGCCAGGTCTAATTAAAATGATATAATGTTATTCAGCGCGGCTAGACGGTCAGATTCCTCACAAATAACGATTTACCGTATATCCCTGATCCCGCGCGATTTCAATGATGCTTTTCCTTGTTATACCCGGGAGAACTGTTCCTTTTGTTGGGGGAGTTGAGATTATATTATCCTGAAAGTGTGAACAACTAAGTACACTGATGACTGATGTATTTCTTTCGGAAAAAAGTCGAAACCTAAATAAATAATTTtgattagtatttttattacctTTACTATAAATATGTTACAAGTAGAGACTTCTTCAACATATTTTCTGGTAGCAGAATCAAGATATAGCACATCAGTAAATCCTCCGCTCCTCGCTTTAGTCAACGGTCTCAAAAcctgaaattaaattaaatgattGTTTAGTTTACAACGCTTAAAAAATGTACAATAAGAAATATAAGAAAATCATGGATCTGGCATTGTTACCGGGCCATAGTTGGTAATTGATTTGATACCACCGGTGCCACCAAGAGAAGCGCGATCATATTCATCCTCAATGTACAAGTTAAACTGGGAGTTTACTCCGTCCTGATACAAGATTAATGAGTATTAGACTATAAGAAGATGATTAATTAGTCGGAAATATAGAAGCAATCGGTGTATATTTTTACTTTCAAATAGTTGCCGGCAGGAGTAGTGTAGATGAGAAATGTGTATTCTGGCGCCTGAGTTAGCCCAAGGATTGGTCCTGTTCCTAGGAGCAACGGTCTTAGGTACAACGACCCCTTTCCTGGCGGGGGAATCTGTTGTAACTCGACAAAGTTGTGTTAGTTTGTACACGAAAGTCTTGCATTAGACGGAGTTTTACAATGGGTTgcatatgataaaaaaaaaaacatacccaACGCTGGTTAGCAAGAGCAGTCTGTTTGACAGCATCAACAAATTGAGCAACAGAAGGACAAGGCATGCACATTCTATCAGCCCCGTCTTTCATTCTTAACGCATTTTGATCAGGTCGGAACAACACTATCTTTCCGTCTTCTCGCCTGTATGCCTTCATTCCTTCCAACAGACCCTATTACATTTTAATTTGCATCATCAATCTCATGATATGTATCAACAATATTAATGTAGATGAGTGATAATTGAGAAAGTTCAGTCATATAGTAACATTACCCATCAGTAAAAATAATTCCACAAAAAATTGCATCGATTGATAGCTAATTTTATTTTCAGAACAGCCGAGTCCAAATAATGATTCAGTTGGTCTCGACGGTCATGGCCATATGATCATAGCCGTCTTAAGTGTATAATAGATTAGTAGGTCGAATACTACCCCACATAAATAGTGTGTCATTCCCTAAACATTCTACTTTTTGTCTCATTCTTCTATTTATCAAGATTTATTTTTTAAGACGGAAATTTGTGATAATAATTAGCTACACCACATCTAATATTTTTACATTCGAGTAACAAATACAgagtactatatgtctatatgcCTATAGGCTATAACGACACAATTATGCTTTGGTACTACTCCCTTTTTATCAATTACTCTTTCCGTCTCAACTCTTTCCGTGTcagtcaattattgtccttttgttttgctacaaagattaaggaaaaaggagGAGGCCAATTAATGAataacaagtggaccaaattgagtgtgagtAATCAAATTGCTAGTCAAgttaattcttaaaataaaaaggacaacaattgactgagacacccaaaatgagGTAAAACAACAAATAATCAAGACAGCGGGAGTATTTATTTAAGTTCGATTAAAATATTTGGTTTAAATTTACCGAAATTCTCATTTGAGACAGAAAAATGTGATTAATTTATGATAAAacataaagataaataaaatcataaaatggtcacatttttacattttttcTATCAACATTTCTGACCCGTCACAACTGAAACCAACTATTGTACATTATTCTCGGAAAATAGGAATAAATTGTTTACCTATAATTAAAATACTTTTTAGAAAGAATAAAAAATACGAGTAGGTAACGAACCTGGCCATAATTCAAAACACCAGCAGCAGGATTCAACTCAATATTTGCAAATGGCTTAAGTTCACCACCTTCTTGTTTAAACTCATCACCGTTTGAACATTTCATTACGAACATGTAATCCGTCTTCTTTATGCCAAATCCAACATTATCCCAATCAATCTCTGGCTCCATTGctaaaaacaattaaacaataaaattgtatgataaacaaataaaaaaaagggCAGGTAGATTAGTCTGAAAAAGAGTATAGTAAATACAAGAAAATGATGTTTACAAAGTTGGAAAAGTCAAAGGTTTTGTTGTAAATACGTTGCACCAAGCTAGTTTTTTACTGACTACTTAATGCAAAAAGGGCTGTTAGATTAGTCTGAAAAAGAGTATAGTAAATACAACAAAATGATGTTTACAAAGTTGGAAAAGTCAAAGGTTTTGTTGTAAATACGTTGCACCAAGCTAGTTTTTTACTGACTACTTAATGCAGAAATAATTATTCATTTCTGAATAATAGCTAGCTTTTATGGAAGAACATTCAATAAAATACATTAGTTTCCGTATAACATTTCTGAATTGTTGATATGTTTCATAGTAACATTAATTATTCATTAAGTTTCTCGTAAGACAACCGTATCCGTTTTaaacagtggcggagccaggatttgaattTAGGGGGCggggcgaacgactaatttcataaggtatactcgaaaattttcgaaaaatttaactaaaaacctCGAAAATTTCATGGCGACTGATAGAGTCAAAAAGTGTCGAGTCACTAGGGCCTTTTTAGGCCAAGTATGTTTTAATTAAGGGTCATTTTGTCGGAATAAAGAGTTAATCTTCCCGTCCCGATGATTGTCACAACTAATGCATTTTGATTCATGTGTGGAGCTTCGTATGAGGAGAGAACCCGGAATCCCAAGCGCAAGCCTCGAGCCACACTAGTAGACAAGCAATCACGCGGAGACGACCCTATATGAACCGATTCATGAGCCAACATTCCTTGTTAGGAAGCATGAAGGTCAAGTAGTGGCGAACTCATGTTGAGGAAGTGAAGAAACAATTCGCATTCGGGCATTTTGCGGATCGCCACCAGCCACAGCCCGATCTGCCACTAGCGATCTGCCATTCAATGGCGATCTGCCGATGTGTCAGCTACTCGTGACTTTTGTTTAGCCCGTTGGTTTAAATGGAAGCCCAAATTTCCGTATTACCCTAGAACTTCGTGCAgccctataaatactcctcattttgaagacctagttatcatctaattattgaataatctctaGAAACTTGTAGTAGGAAGAACACTTTATTTTGGgtgaaagttgtaatctttctttattgttgggtttatgaagactatggaaggctaaatccttccctacttggtgtaatccattgcaagctttcatctttatcattgtattgactctttaatctctactctttcatttatttcaatttctaagtttGAATGTcttgatgaatgttttgttgtgagaagtaattacccttgcTTCTTTAATGTTTATctattgcttgtttattgcaaaGTTTCTTGCTTTTGTGataacttgttgaagcatctcatgattattgatatcttggtttaaagtatcaacctttgtgagtagaaattgattgtatcattgggtttgttggtttaaacatatctttgtgatatcccatttactttcctattggttttgttcttcatgctcttggctacaattcctacatggtttaatgttagaatttgtagtttaagtaggattatcattgttggcttagatgGTGGTAATCAAttgcttgaggattgttgttgggtaaatgaaattggaaagaaagagtcttgctttgagaaaagttggaacttgtaggattataccaagtATTCACCTCTTATAATTGTTActtgcataccaagtgtttgttacctTGTCTCATAGGAAAACTCACATCTCCTTGATTTTGTTACTTGTTTTCTCCATGCCAATTCTCCATATATGTCTCTCTATTGTTGTTCATTGTTAATACCCATAGTTTGTGCATAGTTTTGTGCTTTGTCCATTTCCATTAATCTAAATTCAAGTTTTTAGTCTtaaatcccttctcttgggttcgacccttacttccctttactactattcttaattgcatagtgtagagttgagtttggtttataaattgttaatttgataggttaattctagtatattacgacacctagttttgcgttatcaaattttggcgccgttgccggggaagggcaacatagctaaaggcttgattgttaaattgcatgttagttatttctcttctctttgttTTGATAAGTAAGTGGAAGTTCTAACTTGTGTGTGTAGTGCGAAGGTTTATGTTTAGTTCTCCACAACACGGTGAATCAACTCCCGTGGAAGAGGACGCTTTTGGAGCATATTCGTGGTTATTTACTAATCCTTGGTACCAAAGATCACAAAGAGAACATCGAGTAGAAGAAGCACCTTTAGAAGAACCTATTGACGTAAATCCGATTGAAGTAGAGTATCCCCCTATGGCGAATGACACGAGAACCATCCGGGAGATACGAGCAAGGAATTATGATGAGCAACCCTTGTGTATCACCTATCCCCCTTTAGGAGCCAATGCAAATTTCGAActcaaaggcttctttatccATAACTTGCCTAAGTTCCATGGCCATGCGGGGAACGACCCAAACCGTCACCTTTCGGAAtttcacatgatgtgtgaaggTGCTATTCCGAATGGGGTGACGGAGGATCAATTCAAACTACGGGCCTTCCCATTTTCTTTGTTGGATTCGGCCAAAGATTGGCTCTTTTATCTTGCTCCGGGATCTATAAGAACTTGGAAGGAAATGAAGGCGGCTTTTCTTGAGAAGTACTACCCCGATGCACGTCACAACCGTGCTATGAAGGCCATTACTACCATAGAACAAGACCTCAATGGTGAAAccatgtatgagtattgggagaggtttaaaAAGTTGGTGGCTCAATGCCCATACCACGGGTTGAGCGATGATGATCTTCTTGTGAACTTCTATGAAGGGTTAGGCCAAGATGATCAAAGAATGGTCAATTCCGCTACCGGAGGAGGGTTGGAGAATTTTTCCATAGTGGATGCCAAGGAAATCATTGAGAGACTTGCCTCTACTACGAGGAATTATGGAAGAACTCAAAAGGGAACAAGGAATACTTCTTCAATGGGAACCTCTTCCTCATCTACTCAAAACCTTGAGCAAAGTGTGAATGATTTGAATCACTTAGTGAAGAATATGATAGTGAACAATCCAAACAAGGATGGGGGAAAAGGGAATCAAGTGGATTGCAACTATTGTCAAGGTCCTCACTTGGAGGAAAATTGCCCCATCatgattgaagaaggaattggaGTGGAGAATGTAAGTGCAATGGGGTATGAGAATTACAATGCTAGGAATCCTTCCGGAGGAGGATACTACAATTATGACCCTAGTGGAAATACTTACAATGTTGGGAGTAGGGACAATGTTCgacttggttggggtggtgacacctcaaagagctttgtgaatggtcaattcaaccacttgagggaccaaaattcccgacaaggtcaaggttcaaattctcaaggaaataggaatgggaatttcaatcaagaaggaaataggaatgggaatttcaacaaccaaggtagaaaccaaaaccaaggtcaatcatcccaatttggcaatcaaggtaacaacaacaattctcaaaaggaaccaagtgttcaagactt contains:
- the LOC141587352 gene encoding uncharacterized protein LOC141587352 gives rise to the protein MMIFLLLCLVSSISASTVIPTDSQTFFTGETKPTHVPGFGATIDNPKSSDLTVIPVDSQTFFNSEPEPPHVKTISVTVKHPKPSGLTAVHIDTQTFFNHKPISPLLDSTIRHPKPSDTNVIPIDSQTFFVSEPEPPKSSDTNVIPIDSQNFFVGEPEPPKSSDINVMPVDSQTFFVGEPEPPKSSDINVMPVDSQTFFVGEPEPPKSSDINVMPVDSQTFFVGEPEPPKSSDINVIPVDSQTFFSGEPEPPHLDATVPPSKSPKYKDSASYCSVYLKKEKLKKGAIVCPLFAAPSPTQESSVRSNCEHESQEKEFKFCSSSYKDISKKVTGKLGKNKLVSSAAPEMNISTIAEIKNIAAFGQAVICHKAQYVGFYCHQLGKSSVFALKLSDLNGDRLKYANMLAVCHDDTSSWNRNRLVFKILNGKPGDAICHLLPSYDLVWVALR
- the LOC141587351 gene encoding branched-chain-amino-acid aminotransferase 2, chloroplastic-like codes for the protein MEPEIDWDNVGFGIKKTDYMFVMKCSNGDEFKQEGGELKPFANIELNPAAGVLNYGQGLLEGMKAYRREDGKIVLFRPDQNALRMKDGADRMCMPCPSVAQFVDAVKQTALANQRWIPPPGKGSLYLRPLLLGTGPILGLTQAPEYTFLIYTTPAGNYLKDGVNSQFNLYIEDEYDRASLGGTGGIKSITNYGPVLRPLTKARSGGFTDVLYLDSATRKYVEEVSTCNIFIVKDNIISTPPTKGTVLPGITRKSIIEIARDQGYTVEERQIEVEELFEADEAFCTGTAVIVVPVGSITYQGKRIQYQTDTNSVCNKLFSTYVAIINGETEDRKGWITEIN